The following are from one region of the Actinoplanes sp. L3-i22 genome:
- a CDS encoding signal peptidase I — MTDFAHRGRRAGPLALLSILAVGLLSAAAGLLLWTLVPVLFGWSSSVVVSGSMQPAIRAGDVVVTAPVPGKDIHAGYVIRFRDPSRPGRAVLHRVQRIGDDGRLITKGDANRVADSTPVPVGAVTGMGRLRVPYAGLPMLWWLRRDYPKVALTGLALMTLCLLVPAGWGWAGPPVGRHRRGSEQREHRGGVQRGAD; from the coding sequence GTGACCGACTTTGCACACCGCGGGCGGCGCGCCGGCCCGCTGGCGCTGCTCTCGATCCTGGCGGTCGGGCTGCTGTCGGCCGCCGCCGGGCTGCTGCTCTGGACCCTCGTCCCGGTGCTGTTCGGCTGGTCGTCGTCGGTGGTGGTGAGCGGGTCGATGCAGCCGGCGATCCGGGCGGGCGACGTGGTGGTCACCGCGCCGGTGCCGGGGAAGGACATCCACGCCGGCTACGTGATCCGCTTCCGGGACCCGAGCCGGCCCGGGCGGGCGGTGCTGCACCGGGTCCAGCGGATCGGCGACGACGGCCGGCTGATCACCAAGGGTGACGCGAACCGGGTGGCGGACTCCACCCCGGTGCCGGTCGGCGCGGTGACCGGGATGGGACGGCTGCGGGTGCCGTACGCCGGGTTGCCGATGCTGTGGTGGCTCCGGCGGGACTACCCGAAGGTGGCCCTGACCGGGCTGGCCCTGATGACGCTCTGCCTGCTCGTCCCGGCCGGCTGGGGCTGGGCGGGGCCGCCGGTCGGCCGCCACCGGCGCGGCTCAGAACAGCGCGAACACCGTGGAGGCGTGCAGCGCGGTGCCGATTGA
- a CDS encoding NUDIX domain-containing protein, whose translation MSEVVAAAWVCVRDRSVLVVRAHDSDAFYLPGGKPEPGETHAEAAARETLEEVGIVVKADQLQFFRTIEAPAHNRPPGTRVRLVTFLGEPSEPDATPAVANEIAELGWFTSADAARCAPAIRLLLDELVRADLID comes from the coding sequence ATGAGCGAGGTCGTTGCGGCTGCTTGGGTGTGTGTGCGGGATCGGTCAGTGCTGGTCGTCCGCGCGCACGACTCGGACGCCTTCTACCTGCCCGGCGGCAAGCCCGAGCCTGGGGAGACCCATGCCGAGGCCGCCGCCCGGGAGACGCTGGAGGAGGTGGGCATCGTCGTAAAAGCAGATCAACTGCAATTTTTCCGTACGATCGAAGCCCCCGCCCACAATCGACCACCCGGCACCCGGGTCCGGCTCGTGACCTTCCTCGGTGAGCCGTCCGAGCCGGACGCCACCCCGGCCGTGGCCAACGAGATCGCCGAACTGGGCTGGTTCACCTCCGCCGACGCGGCGCGCTGCGCCCCGGCGATCCGCCTGCTGCTGGACGAGCTGGTCAGGGCCGACCTGATCGACTGA
- a CDS encoding NUDIX domain-containing protein yields the protein MPAWEESYLGQLRESVGPGRVLMTVGARAVLRDDDGRVLLIRRSDNGRWAFPAGTMELQQTLRDCAIREVLEETGLAVHRVTPFALYSGEQLAVSAWGQPYQHVTLACRADSWSGELLRETDETIDAGFYPVDALPDGVGPSTRRTLDDLARFESGASFVLS from the coding sequence GTGCCGGCGTGGGAAGAGTCTTATCTGGGTCAGTTGCGGGAGTCGGTCGGCCCGGGCCGGGTGCTGATGACCGTCGGCGCGCGCGCCGTGCTGCGCGACGACGACGGCCGGGTGCTGCTGATCCGGCGCAGCGACAACGGCCGGTGGGCGTTCCCGGCCGGGACCATGGAGCTCCAGCAGACGCTGCGGGACTGCGCGATCCGCGAGGTGCTGGAGGAGACCGGGCTCGCCGTGCACCGGGTCACCCCGTTCGCGCTCTACTCCGGCGAGCAGCTGGCGGTGAGCGCCTGGGGGCAGCCGTACCAGCACGTCACGCTCGCCTGCCGGGCCGACTCGTGGTCCGGTGAGCTGCTGCGGGAGACCGACGAGACGATCGACGCCGGGTTCTACCCGGTCGACGCGCTGCCGGACGGGGTCGGGCCGAGCACCCGGCGCACCCTGGACGACCTGGCGCGCTTCGAGTCCGGCGCCAGCTTCGTGCTCTCATGA
- a CDS encoding NUDIX domain-containing protein, whose product MTPDRHAHCTFCGARFVPNQSWPRRCTACGETTYRNPTPVAVALQPIGSGLLVVRRGIPPAEGRLALPGGFIEFGETWQAGATRELGEETGLKADPADVRLFDALSAPDGTLLVFGLFPRLPDTSGLPPAPQGDETLGVEVLRGPAELGFSLHTQVAARWFELSRSGRP is encoded by the coding sequence ATGACGCCCGACAGGCACGCGCACTGCACGTTCTGCGGGGCGCGGTTCGTGCCGAACCAGTCCTGGCCGCGGCGGTGCACGGCGTGCGGGGAGACGACGTACCGGAACCCGACGCCGGTCGCGGTGGCGCTGCAGCCGATCGGTTCCGGTCTGCTGGTGGTGCGGCGGGGCATCCCACCGGCCGAGGGCCGGCTGGCGCTGCCCGGCGGATTCATCGAGTTCGGCGAGACGTGGCAGGCCGGTGCGACCCGGGAGCTGGGCGAAGAGACCGGCCTGAAGGCCGACCCCGCCGACGTACGTCTTTTCGACGCCCTCAGTGCCCCCGACGGCACGCTGCTCGTCTTCGGACTGTTCCCGCGCCTCCCGGACACCTCCGGGCTGCCACCGGCGCCGCAGGGCGACGAGACGCTCGGGGTCGAGGTCCTGCGCGGGCCGGCCGAGCTGGGTTTCAGCCTGCACACCCAGGTGGCGGCCCGGTGGTTCGAGCTCAGTCGATCAGGTCGGCCCTGA